The proteins below are encoded in one region of Streptomyces roseirectus:
- a CDS encoding lysyl oxidase family protein, which produces MTSQQDRKKYRRAALAAGAALTVVAAVAAAAPGAGAAPSAKPGQPQLKLVAASKSVVIDRWEGESGVYLDLGTYLTVDNAPFEFKVTRKSYKDPVVAQQVLRDGKKVTTKTLPAGLVKDFKGLPGFVEVSVKDATGKEVTKSNGTFCPNNASGRLRPDAPATSHYPQSCPTNPWTLGSIWGVEKGWAANTTAVDYDKQVDLPAGEYTAQVSIAKKYRDMFAIPNDQQTVKVTVREIKDDSGQGLRSQHSGHTATGTTEHSAHHYGTRGADAPTPPALSHALESRGQAHHLGDGKGHTDGSRIAPALRANASKPTGKAGAPANTPKPDLRSLPAWDIQITDGEDGDIPGKDYLAFSANVWNAGPAPLVVDGFRKPGAELMDSYQYFYDANGKQVGYAPAGTMEWDPRIGHEHWHFTDFASYRLLSEDRTKEVRSGKEAFCLANTDAIDYTVKNANWHPYNTDLSTACGQQNSISVREVLDVGSGDTYTQYRPGQSFEITDLPNGTYYIEVKANPSNRLQETDLKNNVSLRKVTLGGKPGARTVSVPPYDLINAP; this is translated from the coding sequence ATGACCAGTCAGCAAGATCGCAAGAAGTACAGGCGCGCGGCATTGGCGGCGGGGGCCGCACTCACCGTGGTGGCCGCGGTGGCGGCGGCAGCCCCCGGCGCGGGCGCCGCGCCCAGCGCGAAACCGGGCCAGCCGCAGCTGAAGCTCGTCGCCGCGTCGAAGTCGGTCGTCATCGACCGGTGGGAGGGCGAGTCCGGGGTCTACCTCGACCTCGGCACCTACCTCACCGTCGACAACGCCCCCTTCGAGTTCAAGGTGACCCGCAAGTCGTACAAGGACCCGGTCGTCGCGCAGCAGGTGCTGCGGGACGGCAAGAAGGTGACGACGAAGACCCTCCCGGCGGGCCTGGTAAAGGACTTCAAGGGCCTGCCCGGCTTCGTCGAGGTGTCCGTGAAGGACGCCACCGGCAAGGAGGTCACGAAGAGCAACGGCACGTTCTGCCCGAACAACGCCTCGGGCCGGCTCCGCCCGGACGCCCCGGCGACCTCGCACTACCCGCAGAGCTGCCCCACCAACCCCTGGACCCTGGGCTCCATTTGGGGCGTGGAGAAGGGCTGGGCGGCGAACACGACCGCCGTCGACTACGACAAGCAGGTCGACCTCCCGGCCGGCGAGTACACCGCGCAGGTGTCGATCGCGAAGAAGTACCGGGACATGTTCGCCATCCCGAACGACCAGCAGACCGTGAAGGTGACGGTCCGCGAGATCAAGGACGACAGCGGCCAGGGCCTGCGCTCCCAGCACAGCGGCCACACCGCGACCGGCACGACGGAGCACTCCGCCCACCACTACGGCACCCGGGGCGCCGACGCCCCGACCCCGCCGGCCCTCTCGCACGCCCTCGAATCCCGGGGCCAGGCCCACCACTTGGGCGACGGCAAGGGCCACACGGACGGCTCCCGCATCGCCCCGGCGCTGCGCGCCAACGCGAGCAAGCCGACCGGCAAGGCGGGCGCCCCCGCCAACACCCCCAAGCCGGACCTGCGTTCACTCCCGGCGTGGGACATCCAGATCACGGACGGCGAGGACGGCGACATCCCCGGCAAGGACTACCTCGCGTTCAGCGCGAACGTCTGGAACGCCGGCCCCGCCCCCCTCGTCGTCGACGGCTTCCGCAAGCCCGGCGCCGAACTCATGGATTCCTACCAGTACTTCTACGACGCGAACGGCAAGCAGGTCGGGTACGCGCCGGCCGGCACGATGGAGTGGGACCCGCGCATCGGCCACGAGCACTGGCACTTCACGGACTTCGCGAGCTACCGGCTGCTGAGCGAGGACCGCACGAAGGAGGTCCGCAGCGGCAAGGAGGCGTTCTGCCTCGCCAACACGGACGCCATCGACTACACGGTGAAGAACGCCAACTGGCACCCGTACAACACGGACTTGTCCACGGCCTGTGGACAGCAGAACTCGATCTCGGTGCGCGAGGTGCTGGACGTCGGCTCCGGTGACACGTACACCCAGTACCGGCCGGGCCAGTCCTTCGAGATCACGGACCTGCCCAACGGCACGTACTACATCGAGGTCAAGGCCAACCCGTCCAACCGCCTCCAGGAGACGGACCTCAAGAACAACGTCTCCCTCCGCAAGGTCACCCTCGGCGGCAAGCCGGGCGCCCGCACGGTGAGCGTCCCGCCGTACGACCTGATCAACGCGCCGTAA
- a CDS encoding AraC family transcriptional regulator: protein MLERLNEALERVEEQLGEPVDVGELARVAVTSEYHFRRLFSALAGMPLSEYVRRRRLTVAGAEVLAGERTLLDVATRYGYGSTEAFTRAFRAMHGVGPGEARRTGATLSSQPRLSFRLVIEGSTTMRYRIVDRPEFRVVGKKARVPLVHAGPNQAIAEFVRGLGPETLARIKELSDQDPPGIVQVSADLDPSRAEGTELDYYHATLTSKEPPADLDVLEVPAGTWAVFENSGPFPLALQYLWRDIFTQWFPSNPYESRPGPEILQVTLNTDATEADASLWIPVTRTATP, encoded by the coding sequence ATGCTGGAGAGGCTGAACGAGGCTCTGGAGCGGGTTGAGGAACAACTCGGGGAGCCGGTTGATGTGGGTGAGCTGGCGCGGGTCGCCGTGACGTCCGAGTACCACTTCCGCCGGCTGTTCTCGGCGCTCGCGGGGATGCCGTTGTCGGAGTACGTCCGCCGGAGGCGGCTGACAGTGGCCGGCGCTGAAGTCCTCGCGGGGGAGCGGACGTTGCTGGATGTCGCGACGCGTTACGGGTACGGCTCGACGGAGGCGTTCACGAGGGCGTTCCGCGCCATGCACGGCGTGGGCCCCGGTGAGGCACGCCGGACCGGCGCGACGCTCAGCTCGCAGCCCCGGCTCTCCTTCCGCCTCGTCATCGAAGGGAGCACCACCATGCGATACCGGATCGTGGACCGGCCGGAGTTCCGCGTCGTCGGAAAGAAGGCCCGCGTCCCGCTCGTCCACGCGGGCCCCAACCAGGCGATCGCCGAGTTCGTGCGCGGCCTCGGCCCCGAAACCCTGGCCCGGATCAAGGAGTTGTCCGACCAGGACCCGCCGGGCATCGTCCAGGTCAGCGCGGACCTCGACCCCAGCCGGGCGGAGGGCACCGAACTCGACTACTACCACGCGACGTTGACGTCCAAAGAACCCCCCGCCGACCTGGACGTCCTCGAAGTCCCCGCCGGCACCTGGGCCGTGTTCGAGAACTCCGGCCCCTTCCCCCTCGCCCTCCAGTACCTCTGGCGCGACATCTTCACCCAGTGGTTCCCGTCCAACCCCTACGAGTCCCGCCCCGGCCCCGAGATCCTTCAGGTCACCCTGAACACCGACGCCACCGAAGCGGACGCGTCCCTGTGGATCCCGGTGACCAGGACGGCGACGCCGTGA
- a CDS encoding phosphotransferase, translated as MNVDRGDYPAGITPWDDAPWRAEALAWVRQQTGGVDESDVRIRLRPWSVLARFGDVWFKANPGGSRFEAALGEGLAKWVPGRVLEPIAVCPDRGWGLWPDGGEVMTGADLSAWAEMLRRYAELQRELTPHVTEIEALGVPSARPRDIPATFDRLVEENPTLDRTTRAELRARRSQLTDWCDELATSGIPLSLDHSDLQPAQVLARPPYRRFTFFDWGDATLAHPFTSLLVPTRVATRHHGPEAAPRLRAAYLQPWIADGHPTPHLHRTAALACRVGAVGRAAAWTHVFPTEQGIPQENLRASAAWLHELFTEDPERSPRG; from the coding sequence GTGAACGTAGATCGCGGGGACTACCCCGCAGGTATTACCCCCTGGGACGACGCACCCTGGCGTGCCGAAGCGCTCGCGTGGGTCCGGCAGCAGACGGGCGGCGTCGACGAGTCGGACGTCAGGATCCGCCTGCGCCCCTGGTCCGTGCTGGCGCGTTTCGGGGACGTGTGGTTCAAGGCGAACCCCGGAGGCAGCCGTTTCGAGGCGGCGTTGGGGGAGGGGCTGGCGAAGTGGGTGCCGGGCCGGGTGCTGGAGCCGATCGCGGTGTGCCCGGACCGGGGTTGGGGGCTGTGGCCGGACGGCGGTGAGGTGATGACCGGCGCGGACCTGTCTGCGTGGGCGGAGATGCTGCGCCGATACGCGGAACTGCAACGGGAGTTGACCCCGCACGTCACCGAGATCGAGGCACTGGGCGTACCGTCCGCCCGCCCCCGGGACATCCCGGCCACCTTCGACCGCCTGGTCGAGGAGAACCCCACCCTGGATCGCACCACGAGAGCCGAACTACGCGCGAGACGCAGCCAGTTGACGGACTGGTGCGACGAACTCGCCACCTCCGGCATCCCCCTCTCCCTGGACCACTCCGACCTCCAGCCCGCCCAGGTCCTCGCCCGCCCCCCGTACCGCCGCTTCACCTTCTTCGACTGGGGCGACGCCACCCTCGCCCACCCCTTCACCAGCCTCCTCGTCCCCACGAGGGTCGCCACCCGGCACCACGGCCCCGAAGCGGCCCCCCGCCTCCGCGCCGCCTACCTGCAACCCTGGATCGCGGACGGCCACCCCACCCCCCACCTCCACAGAACAGCCGCCCTGGCCTGCCGGGTAGGAGCCGTCGGAAGAGCCGCCGCCTGGACCCACGTCTTCCCCACCGAACAGGGCATCCCGCAGGAGAACTTGAGGGCATCCGCGGCATGGCTGCACGAACTGTTCACCGAGGACCCGGAGCGGTCGCCACGGGGATGA
- a CDS encoding NAD(P)H-binding protein: protein MYLVIGATAHFGRQAVEELVAAGVPVRALTRAPERAGFAPEVDVVRADLTEPETLPAALAGVEAAFLVLQYGMDVAPLLAAAGRAGVRRLVLLSSGAVVPGAERQPDVIAQYHRDVERAVEASGIEWTFLRLLFPAINSLTFAMQLQGGDVIRAPYTEAAVSAVHERDVAEVAARILIDGGHAGRAYDLTGPESLTQAQQVRVLGETLGRPLTVEDLDPEPVLEQMSRFMDGEFLAALFALMAQAVGKPAPVNDVVERITGHPARGYDRWAADHRGDFGG from the coding sequence ATGTATCTCGTCATCGGTGCCACCGCTCACTTCGGACGTCAGGCGGTGGAGGAGCTGGTCGCCGCGGGTGTCCCGGTGCGGGCGCTGACCCGTGCTCCGGAGCGGGCCGGGTTCGCGCCGGAGGTCGACGTCGTCCGGGCCGATCTGACCGAGCCCGAGACGCTGCCGGCGGCGCTGGCCGGCGTCGAGGCCGCCTTTCTGGTTCTCCAGTACGGGATGGACGTCGCTCCGCTGCTGGCCGCCGCGGGCCGGGCCGGGGTGCGGCGGCTGGTGCTGCTGTCCTCGGGGGCGGTCGTCCCGGGCGCCGAGCGACAGCCCGACGTCATCGCCCAGTACCACCGCGACGTCGAGCGGGCCGTCGAGGCGTCCGGGATCGAGTGGACGTTCCTGCGGCTGCTGTTCCCCGCCATCAACTCGTTGACGTTCGCGATGCAGCTCCAGGGCGGTGACGTGATTCGCGCGCCGTACACCGAAGCGGCCGTCAGCGCCGTGCACGAGCGGGACGTCGCCGAGGTGGCCGCGCGGATCCTGATCGACGGCGGACACGCGGGGCGGGCCTACGACCTGACCGGCCCCGAGTCGCTGACCCAGGCCCAGCAGGTCCGCGTCCTCGGCGAGACGCTGGGGCGGCCGCTCACCGTCGAAGACCTCGATCCGGAGCCCGTGCTGGAGCAGATGAGCCGGTTCATGGACGGCGAGTTCCTGGCCGCGCTGTTCGCCCTCATGGCGCAGGCGGTCGGCAAGCCCGCGCCGGTCAACGACGTCGTCGAGCGGATCACCGGGCATCCCGCGCGAGGCTACGACCGGTGGGCCGCGGATCATCGGGGCGACTTCGGGGGTTGA
- a CDS encoding epoxide hydrolase family protein produces MTNDSTITPFRIDVPQADLDDLQERLARTRWAEELPAGGPAPAGPVPPGWEYGVPVGYVRQLVERWRTGYDWRAWEAKLNAYPQFTTEIDGQNVHFLHVRSPEPGATPLVLTHGWPTSVVEWLDVIGPLTDPRAHGGDPADAFHLVIPSVPGFGFSGPTRERGWDRYRVARAWAELMRRLGYDRYGAVGNDGGSLISPEVGRVDPEHVCGVHVTQVFSFPSGDPAELAALSEEERGKLAFAEWFTQNRGAYDKLQSTEPQNLAHALADSPAGLLGWHAQLLGPSLDPDYVLTNVAVYWLTNTAASAARFYYEDAATAPVRQKSNGRGTSVPEPTTVPLGLANFAWDFQSVRAFADRDHTNIVSWNVYDRGGHFAAHDAPDLLVGDIRQFFGKVR; encoded by the coding sequence ATGACGAACGACAGCACGATCACCCCGTTCCGGATCGACGTCCCCCAGGCCGACCTCGACGACCTCCAGGAGCGGCTGGCGCGGACCCGGTGGGCGGAGGAACTGCCCGCGGGCGGGCCGGCGCCGGCCGGCCCGGTGCCGCCCGGCTGGGAGTACGGCGTCCCGGTGGGCTACGTCAGACAGCTGGTCGAGCGGTGGCGCACCGGCTACGACTGGCGGGCCTGGGAGGCGAAGCTGAACGCGTACCCGCAGTTCACCACGGAGATCGACGGCCAGAACGTCCACTTCCTGCACGTGCGGTCGCCGGAGCCGGGCGCGACGCCGCTGGTCCTGACCCACGGCTGGCCGACCTCGGTGGTCGAGTGGCTGGACGTGATCGGCCCGCTCACCGACCCGCGGGCGCACGGCGGCGACCCGGCGGACGCGTTCCACCTCGTCATTCCGTCGGTGCCGGGCTTCGGTTTCTCCGGGCCGACCCGGGAACGCGGCTGGGACCGGTACCGGGTGGCCCGCGCCTGGGCCGAGCTGATGCGCCGGCTCGGGTACGACCGGTACGGCGCGGTCGGCAACGACGGCGGGTCGCTGATCTCGCCCGAGGTGGGCCGGGTCGACCCCGAGCACGTCTGCGGCGTGCACGTGACGCAGGTCTTCTCGTTCCCGTCGGGTGACCCCGCCGAGCTGGCCGCTCTCTCCGAGGAGGAGCGCGGCAAGCTCGCGTTCGCCGAGTGGTTCACCCAGAACCGGGGCGCGTACGACAAGCTCCAGTCCACCGAGCCGCAGAACCTGGCGCACGCCCTGGCCGACTCCCCGGCCGGCCTGCTGGGCTGGCACGCGCAACTGCTCGGTCCGTCGCTCGACCCGGACTACGTGCTCACCAACGTCGCCGTCTACTGGCTGACCAACACGGCCGCCTCGGCCGCCCGGTTCTACTACGAGGACGCGGCGACGGCCCCCGTCCGGCAGAAGTCGAACGGCCGGGGCACCTCCGTGCCCGAGCCGACCACCGTGCCCCTCGGCCTGGCCAACTTCGCCTGGGACTTCCAGTCCGTCCGGGCGTTCGCCGACCGCGACCACACGAACATCGTCTCCTGGAACGTCTACGACCGGGGCGGGCACTTCGCCGCGCACGACGCTCCCGATCTGCTCGTCGGTGACATCCGGCAGTTCTTCGGCAAGGTCCGCTGA
- a CDS encoding helix-turn-helix transcriptional regulator, with amino-acid sequence MLETSARLLRLLSLLQTPREWTGSELAERLAVSTRTVRNDVERLRNLGYPVHGTRGSVGGYRLGAGAALPPLLLDDEEAVAVAIGLRTAAGGTITGVEETSLRALTKLEQVLPARLRRRVDALKQYAVAVPRDDPGPRVDADTLSTLAAACRDHERLRFDYRRHDGSESRREVEPYRLVNWGRRWYLVGFDVARSDWRTFRVDRLHPRTPTGPRFTPRDLPEEAVDQVRRGVSSAAWRYRTQVIVHAPADQLAERITPAIGTITPVDATHCLLDTGADSIEALAVHLGLLGTDFTVTHPAELVALVRTLADRYDRATEPRPPQQPGPA; translated from the coding sequence ATGTTGGAAACCTCGGCGCGGCTGCTGCGCCTGCTCTCCCTGCTCCAGACGCCCCGCGAGTGGACCGGCTCCGAACTGGCCGAGCGGCTGGCGGTCAGCACCCGCACCGTCCGCAACGACGTGGAACGCCTGCGGAACCTCGGCTACCCGGTGCACGGCACCCGGGGTTCGGTGGGCGGCTACCGGCTCGGCGCCGGCGCGGCGCTGCCGCCCCTGCTGCTCGACGACGAGGAGGCGGTCGCGGTGGCGATCGGGCTCCGCACCGCCGCCGGGGGCACCATCACCGGGGTCGAGGAGACCTCGCTGCGCGCGCTGACCAAGCTGGAACAGGTACTCCCGGCCCGCCTCCGGCGCCGCGTCGACGCCCTCAAGCAGTACGCCGTGGCGGTGCCCCGGGACGACCCGGGCCCACGGGTGGACGCCGACACGCTGAGCACCCTCGCCGCCGCCTGCCGGGACCACGAGCGCCTGCGCTTCGACTACCGCCGCCACGACGGCTCCGAGAGCCGGCGCGAGGTCGAACCGTACCGGCTGGTCAACTGGGGACGCCGGTGGTACCTCGTCGGATTCGACGTCGCGCGGAGCGACTGGCGGACGTTCCGGGTGGACCGCCTCCACCCCCGCACCCCGACAGGCCCCCGATTCACCCCCCGCGACCTCCCCGAGGAAGCCGTCGACCAAGTACGCCGAGGCGTCTCCTCGGCCGCCTGGCGCTACCGGACCCAGGTCATCGTCCACGCACCGGCCGACCAACTCGCCGAGCGCATCACCCCCGCCATCGGCACCATCACGCCGGTCGACGCCACCCACTGCCTCCTGGACACCGGCGCCGACAGCATCGAAGCCCTCGCCGTCCACCTCGGCCTGCTCGGCACCGACTTCACCGTGACCCACCCCGCCGAACTCGTCGCCCTCGTCCGCACCCTCGCCGACCGCTACGACCGCGCCACCGAGCCCCGGCCGCCTCAGCAGCCGGGACCCGCGTGA
- a CDS encoding NUDIX hydrolase, whose amino-acid sequence MPAQPVIDVMVILEREGRILLAERQGTGYADGMLNLPSGKVEDENVVQAAAREALEEVGVHIDPAALHPVHVMHYLNPEGHQRIGWFFTATHWDGEPYNAEPAKCAGLSWHRPDQLPGNTVPYNALGIAHHLKGEPFSVHGWQPGSH is encoded by the coding sequence ATGCCCGCCCAGCCCGTCATCGACGTCATGGTCATCCTGGAACGAGAAGGGCGCATCCTCCTCGCCGAACGCCAGGGCACCGGGTACGCCGACGGGATGCTCAACCTGCCCTCCGGGAAGGTCGAGGACGAGAACGTCGTCCAGGCCGCCGCACGCGAAGCCCTCGAAGAAGTCGGCGTGCACATCGACCCCGCCGCCCTGCACCCCGTGCACGTCATGCACTACCTCAACCCCGAAGGTCACCAGCGGATCGGCTGGTTCTTCACCGCCACCCACTGGGACGGCGAACCGTACAACGCCGAACCCGCCAAATGCGCGGGACTGTCCTGGCACCGGCCCGACCAACTCCCCGGCAACACCGTCCCGTACAACGCGCTCGGGATCGCCCACCACCTCAAGGGCGAACCGTTCTCCGTGCACGGATGGCAGCCCGGCAGTCACTGA
- a CDS encoding asparagine synthase-related protein, protein MNVRTGSGPWVWRGEEEGWGCGADRVRPLDHPALEARAITDGTHTLLVVRERAVGRPSLLRSISPARVDEAVYGRALKECQDWPLQSIWIEVGPDGLRLTTGLGGVCPLYLAHDAGRLTGSWQLMDLRAHLGANWLEEREVMRLLTGFPRYGHDTLFTTVKRLSERSTAYADAESLRLVYPSAAEHAQPSQLADHIGESELVAAFEALTDHVFAKRPVAAGQTAAQLSGGMDSTNLAISLALAHPGVITPCAMLIGGEAGPQQEARRRAVIERTGFAADVTVRAADHPVLSPGGLRRSRAQEISPLDEPHLEAADALAQALRARGVHTVAAGFGGDEIARTRRASGEPPRTPVAPSWCGERVCDLLSEVDNGISPATVAPETALIALEVATPLMARRGLWTVAPFTDADMVRFGHRLPVEWKKDKRLLHRRLAARALPEDVVNPPLRENFGHLMNTAVHRHATELLRGWGKDLHLTEQGYLDPAMLAETIERAAVSPEDAAPYRTGLYLITAVELALRAL, encoded by the coding sequence GTGAACGTACGGACCGGTTCGGGGCCGTGGGTATGGCGAGGGGAGGAAGAGGGATGGGGTTGCGGTGCGGACCGTGTCCGGCCCCTGGACCACCCGGCACTGGAGGCGCGGGCGATCACCGACGGCACCCACACGCTGCTGGTCGTACGAGAGCGCGCCGTCGGCCGCCCCTCGCTGCTGCGATCGATCTCCCCGGCCCGGGTCGATGAGGCGGTGTACGGCCGCGCGCTGAAGGAGTGCCAGGACTGGCCGCTCCAGAGCATCTGGATCGAGGTCGGCCCGGACGGGCTCCGCCTGACGACGGGGCTCGGCGGGGTGTGCCCGCTGTACCTCGCCCACGACGCCGGGCGGCTGACGGGCTCGTGGCAGCTGATGGACCTGCGCGCCCACCTCGGCGCGAACTGGCTGGAGGAACGGGAGGTGATGCGGCTGCTGACCGGCTTTCCCCGCTACGGGCACGACACACTGTTCACCACCGTCAAGCGACTGTCGGAACGCTCCACTGCCTACGCGGACGCCGAGAGCCTGCGCCTGGTGTATCCGTCGGCGGCAGAGCACGCCCAGCCCTCCCAACTCGCCGACCACATCGGTGAGTCCGAACTCGTCGCCGCCTTCGAGGCCCTGACGGACCACGTGTTCGCCAAGAGGCCCGTCGCGGCGGGGCAGACGGCGGCCCAACTGTCCGGGGGCATGGACTCCACCAACCTCGCCATCTCCCTCGCGCTGGCGCACCCGGGGGTGATCACCCCATGTGCGATGCTCATTGGGGGAGAGGCGGGACCCCAGCAGGAGGCGCGGCGCCGGGCGGTCATCGAGCGGACCGGGTTCGCCGCCGACGTGACCGTGCGAGCTGCCGACCACCCGGTGCTCTCCCCCGGCGGACTACGACGCTCCCGGGCGCAGGAGATTAGCCCGCTGGACGAGCCGCATCTGGAGGCCGCCGACGCGCTCGCCCAGGCCCTGCGAGCCCGAGGCGTCCACACGGTGGCGGCCGGGTTCGGCGGTGACGAGATCGCCCGAACCCGCCGCGCTTCCGGCGAACCCCCTCGTACGCCTGTCGCACCGTCCTGGTGCGGCGAGCGGGTGTGCGACCTGCTGAGCGAGGTGGACAACGGGATCTCCCCGGCGACCGTGGCACCGGAAACCGCGCTGATCGCCCTGGAGGTCGCCACCCCGCTCATGGCCCGGCGCGGACTGTGGACGGTCGCCCCGTTCACCGATGCGGACATGGTCCGCTTCGGACACCGCCTGCCCGTGGAATGGAAGAAGGACAAGCGTCTGCTGCACCGGCGGCTCGCTGCCCGCGCCCTGCCCGAGGACGTGGTGAACCCGCCGCTGCGGGAGAACTTCGGCCATCTGATGAACACCGCCGTCCACCGTCATGCGACCGAGCTGCTGCGTGGCTGGGGCAAAGACCTCCACCTCACTGAGCAGGGCTACCTCGATCCAGCCATGCTCGCCGAGACCATCGAGCGGGCCGCCGTCAGCCCCGAGGACGCTGCTCCGTACCGTACTGGCCTCTACCTCATCACTGCCGTCGAGTTGGCCCTGCGTGCGCTGTAG
- a CDS encoding ABC transporter ATP-binding protein has protein sequence MTDSSPAPKTPAAPAQQVGYRSDPHAEDIASATWWRMASRLPRTLGAAVRLGWAADRPAMLWLGLTQLVVAVSAAVALAALPGAMNHLFSGGDVAARVTAATPALVVAAVASAVRAGADALAVYAAARLAPEVATEADLQILAAAPQVELEAYDRPGFTDRLQAAGKGAEATEDLIGDAQAMVSALAQLVAAASVLTVLHPLLLPLLLLAVVPKGAAAVTTARIQHHADFQNISDNHLRYLLRYYSTDRRTAAEVRAATMSGFLMTWYREITDRIKATHREAAPRVLRVTLVGSAVSGLMLAATWAALGWLAATGRMDLAVAATAVVAVRTSTGALTSLVMAAARTFRTSLYLEDWQSFLRHAKSLRAERGNAVIPDEAPVEIEAKNVTYAYPGAGSPAVDDVSLTLRQGELIALVGENGSGKTTLSRLLTGLYLPTSGTVTWDGTDLAEADPTGVWSKVGLVPQDYTRWPMDLRANIHLGQPRSDDDTSLLQAAHAAGADGVIDKAPYGLDTLVAGSNWGGTDLSGGQWQRIAVARAFYRDAAMLMLDEPTSAMDPRAEHLVIRRFKELAAGKAAVFVTHNLENARIADRVVVLDHGRIVETGTFESLLEAAGLFAELYKLAQDR, from the coding sequence GTGACCGACTCCTCACCCGCCCCGAAAACTCCCGCCGCACCGGCGCAGCAGGTCGGTTACCGATCCGACCCGCACGCCGAGGACATCGCCAGTGCGACCTGGTGGCGGATGGCCTCCCGCCTCCCGCGTACTCTCGGCGCCGCCGTACGGCTCGGCTGGGCAGCCGACCGGCCCGCGATGCTCTGGCTGGGCCTCACCCAACTCGTCGTAGCCGTCTCCGCCGCTGTCGCCCTTGCCGCGTTGCCCGGCGCGATGAACCACCTCTTCAGCGGTGGGGACGTCGCCGCGCGCGTGACGGCTGCGACTCCCGCGCTCGTCGTCGCCGCCGTGGCGAGTGCCGTACGGGCGGGGGCGGACGCGCTTGCGGTCTACGCAGCCGCTCGCCTCGCTCCCGAAGTCGCCACCGAGGCTGACCTCCAGATCCTCGCCGCCGCCCCGCAGGTCGAACTGGAGGCGTACGACCGGCCCGGGTTCACCGACCGCCTCCAGGCCGCAGGCAAAGGCGCTGAGGCCACCGAGGACCTGATCGGCGACGCGCAGGCCATGGTCTCCGCGCTCGCCCAACTCGTCGCCGCCGCATCGGTGCTGACGGTTCTGCACCCGCTGCTCCTCCCGCTGCTTCTGCTGGCCGTGGTGCCGAAGGGCGCCGCAGCGGTGACCACCGCGCGCATCCAGCACCACGCGGACTTCCAGAACATCTCCGACAATCACCTGCGTTACCTGCTGCGGTACTACTCCACCGACCGCCGTACCGCCGCCGAGGTCCGCGCCGCCACCATGTCCGGCTTCCTGATGACCTGGTACCGGGAGATCACCGACCGGATCAAGGCCACTCACCGGGAGGCGGCGCCGCGCGTGCTGCGGGTGACCCTGGTCGGCTCCGCCGTCAGCGGGCTCATGCTCGCCGCCACGTGGGCCGCGCTCGGGTGGCTCGCCGCGACCGGACGGATGGACCTCGCGGTCGCCGCGACCGCTGTGGTGGCCGTACGGACGTCGACCGGTGCGCTGACCTCGCTGGTGATGGCCGCCGCCCGCACCTTCCGTACCAGCCTCTACCTGGAGGACTGGCAGTCCTTCCTGCGTCACGCGAAGAGCCTGCGCGCCGAGCGTGGCAACGCGGTGATCCCGGACGAGGCGCCCGTCGAGATCGAGGCGAAGAACGTCACCTACGCCTACCCGGGCGCCGGGTCTCCGGCGGTGGACGACGTCAGCCTCACCCTGCGCCAGGGCGAACTCATCGCGCTGGTCGGCGAGAACGGCTCCGGGAAGACCACTCTCTCCCGCCTCCTCACCGGCCTGTACCTGCCCACCTCCGGCACGGTCACCTGGGACGGCACAGACCTCGCCGAGGCCGACCCGACAGGCGTCTGGTCGAAGGTCGGGCTCGTGCCGCAGGACTACACCCGCTGGCCCATGGACCTGCGCGCCAACATCCACCTCGGCCAGCCCCGCAGTGACGACGACACCTCGCTGCTCCAGGCCGCGCATGCGGCCGGCGCGGACGGTGTCATCGACAAGGCTCCGTACGGGCTCGACACCCTGGTCGCCGGCTCCAATTGGGGCGGCACCGACCTGTCCGGCGGACAGTGGCAGCGCATCGCGGTCGCCCGCGCGTTCTATCGGGACGCCGCCATGCTGATGCTCGACGAGCCGACGTCCGCGATGGACCCGAGGGCCGAGCACCTGGTGATCCGCCGCTTCAAGGAACTCGCCGCAGGCAAGGCCGCCGTGTTCGTGACGCACAACCTGGAGAACGCCCGCATCGCGGACCGCGTCGTCGTCCTCGACCACGGCCGGATCGTCGAGACGGGGACCTTCGAATCCCTCCTCGAAGCGGCGGGCCTGTTCGCCGAGCTCTACAAACTCGCGCAAGACCGGTGA